One part of the Polycyclovorans algicola TG408 genome encodes these proteins:
- a CDS encoding chemotaxis protein, which produces MSALLDRIDEQTRLAGHNRLALLIFGLGGDVRYAVNVFKVLEVTRPGTLTPVAGVHPLVQGLAELRGQLMPVIALPQWLGGVAPTQPQWVVTEFNGRRQAFIVAHVERIVHVDVARLQAPGPDAGEALTGLVETPQGWLHLLDFEHVLAGIIGEPAELPEAWQGKLGSDAPEVLVVDDSSVARGQLQRTLTALGAQPILLNDGAQALAWLLQASESGRLARVKLVISDLEMPQLDGYALTARIKEHPQLKHLRVLLHSSLSGRFNTDLVAKVGADRFVPKFSSEALAKAILEDLSAV; this is translated from the coding sequence ATGAGCGCATTACTTGATCGAATCGACGAGCAGACCCGCCTTGCCGGCCATAACCGTCTGGCGCTGTTGATCTTTGGCCTGGGTGGCGATGTGCGCTATGCCGTCAACGTGTTCAAGGTGCTGGAGGTGACCCGGCCCGGCACCCTGACGCCCGTCGCGGGGGTGCATCCGCTGGTCCAGGGGCTGGCGGAGCTGCGCGGGCAGCTGATGCCGGTGATCGCCCTGCCGCAATGGCTGGGCGGGGTGGCGCCGACCCAGCCGCAGTGGGTGGTGACCGAATTCAACGGGCGCCGACAGGCGTTCATCGTCGCCCACGTCGAACGCATCGTGCATGTCGATGTTGCACGCCTGCAGGCGCCCGGCCCCGATGCCGGCGAGGCGCTGACCGGCTTGGTCGAAACCCCGCAGGGCTGGCTGCACTTGCTCGACTTCGAGCACGTACTGGCCGGCATCATCGGGGAGCCTGCCGAGCTGCCCGAAGCGTGGCAGGGCAAGCTCGGCAGTGACGCGCCGGAAGTGTTGGTCGTCGACGATTCGTCAGTGGCACGCGGCCAATTGCAACGCACGCTGACGGCCTTGGGCGCGCAGCCGATTCTGCTCAATGACGGTGCCCAGGCGCTGGCGTGGCTGCTGCAGGCGTCGGAAAGCGGACGCCTGGCGCGTGTGAAGCTCGTCATCTCCGACTTGGAAATGCCGCAGCTCGACGGCTACGCGCTGACCGCGCGCATCAAGGAACACCCACAGCTCAAGCATTTGCGGGTGCTGTTGCACAGTTCATTGTCGGGTCGCTTCAACACCGACCTGGTGGCCAAGGTCGGTGCCGACCGTTTCGTGCCCAAGTTTTCGTCAGAGGCCCTGGCCAAGGCCATTCTCGAAGACCTTTCAGCGGTCTGA
- the flgB gene encoding flagellar basal body rod protein FlgB encodes MSGPLATPLFGIHEAALGLQSRRLELISANIANADTPGFQARDVDFAKALSQQQPANVLRTGAHDYQRFSAQPSLDGNQVDLPMEQAAFADAALRYQASLQFLESRVRGLMTALTGQ; translated from the coding sequence ATGAGTGGACCCCTGGCAACACCGCTGTTCGGCATTCACGAGGCTGCACTGGGTTTGCAGTCACGCCGGCTGGAGCTGATCAGCGCCAACATCGCCAACGCTGACACCCCCGGGTTTCAGGCGCGCGATGTCGACTTCGCCAAGGCGCTTAGCCAACAGCAGCCCGCCAACGTGCTGCGCACCGGCGCACACGACTATCAGCGTTTTTCGGCCCAGCCCTCGCTGGACGGCAACCAGGTTGATCTGCCCATGGAGCAGGCGGCGTTTGCCGATGCCGCGCTGCGCTACCAGGCCAGCCTGCAATTTCTTGAATCCCGGGTGCGCGGCCTGATGACCGCGCTCACCGGTCAATAA
- the flgC gene encoding flagellar basal body rod protein FlgC: protein MSSFRIFDIAGSAMQAQSVRLNTVASNLANADSVATRPEDAYKPRMPVFQAMLDAENGASVGVQRIAESTRPAEARFQPGHPLADAQGYVYAPAVNAVEEMVNMMSASRSYQSSVEAMNTAKELMTRTLNIGR, encoded by the coding sequence ATGAGCAGCTTCCGCATCTTCGACATTGCCGGCAGCGCCATGCAGGCGCAGTCGGTCCGGCTGAATACCGTGGCGTCCAACCTCGCCAACGCCGACTCGGTGGCGACCCGCCCCGAAGACGCTTACAAGCCGCGCATGCCGGTGTTTCAGGCAATGCTCGATGCAGAGAACGGCGCCAGTGTTGGCGTGCAGCGCATTGCAGAATCCACTCGCCCGGCCGAAGCCCGCTTTCAGCCGGGTCACCCGCTGGCCGACGCGCAGGGCTATGTCTACGCACCCGCCGTCAATGCCGTGGAAGAGATGGTCAACATGATGTCGGCCAGCCGTTCTTACCAGTCCAGCGTCGAGGCCATGAATACGGCCAAAGAGCTGATGACCCGCACCCTCAACATCGGTCGATAA
- the cheY gene encoding chemotaxis response regulator CheY has product MNPNMKILIVDDFSTMRRIVKNLLADLGFTNTAEADDGATALPMLKQGGFDFVVTDWNMPGVTGIDLLKAIRAEPSLAKLPVLMVTAEAKREQIIEAAQAGVNGYIIKPFTAVTLKEKLDKVFERLAQAA; this is encoded by the coding sequence ATGAACCCGAACATGAAAATTCTCATCGTCGACGACTTCTCGACCATGCGCCGCATCGTCAAGAACCTGCTCGCCGACCTTGGATTTACCAACACCGCCGAGGCCGACGACGGCGCCACCGCACTACCAATGCTCAAGCAGGGCGGTTTCGACTTCGTCGTCACCGACTGGAACATGCCCGGCGTGACCGGCATCGACCTGCTCAAGGCGATTCGCGCCGAGCCGTCCCTGGCCAAGTTGCCGGTGCTGATGGTCACCGCCGAGGCCAAGCGCGAGCAGATCATCGAAGCCGCCCAGGCCGGGGTGAACGGTTACATCATCAAGCCGTTCACCGCCGTCACCCTCAAGGAAAAACTCGACAAGGTGTTCGAGCGCCTGGCGCAGGCCGCCTAA
- a CDS encoding chemotaxis protein CheW produces MNALCANAANDTAFPPGPWLLTLLAGKRYALPVPWLREVMRGQPADPIPGGPPALLGVMHVRGEVLPVLDLRLPLALPPHDPEQVGTLVIVDIHPESFALRVDAVADVIKIEADTIEPHHIGVHPLALCGFARTPQGLVQMIDPRALLPVGVALIGA; encoded by the coding sequence ATGAACGCTCTTTGTGCCAACGCCGCAAACGACACCGCATTTCCCCCCGGTCCGTGGTTACTCACGCTGCTCGCCGGCAAGCGTTACGCGCTGCCTGTGCCGTGGCTGCGCGAGGTGATGCGCGGCCAGCCGGCCGACCCCATCCCCGGTGGCCCGCCGGCATTGCTGGGGGTGATGCACGTGCGCGGCGAGGTGCTGCCGGTGCTCGACCTGCGCCTGCCGCTGGCGCTGCCGCCGCACGACCCGGAACAGGTTGGCACGCTGGTGATTGTCGACATTCACCCGGAAAGCTTTGCCTTGCGGGTCGACGCGGTGGCTGACGTGATCAAGATCGAAGCCGACACCATCGAGCCGCATCACATTGGCGTGCACCCACTGGCGCTTTGCGGGTTTGCGCGGACGCCGCAGGGGTTGGTGCAGATGATTGACCCGCGGGCGTTGTTGCCGGTGGGGGTGGCGTTGATTGGGGCTTGA
- a CDS encoding long-chain-fatty-acid--CoA ligase, translating to MQFTQGLHRAVQQKPDAVATVCGNRVRTFRELHVRVAQLASGMREIGIRQGDRVGILALNSDRYLEAYLAIAWLGAVVSPVNFRWSPAEIIYSLKDSECSALFIDDTFAPHAPALREGCPLLRTLIFCGDGAAPEGARNHEALIAGHAAIEDLEVGDDALFGIFYTGGTTGAPKGVMLSHLNVCSSALSLLAEGALPEGAVGLHAAPMFHLADMMLITCLLLRGCEHVMLPAFKPDAVLDLIESRKITDLLLVPAMLQALVDFPATKERDTSSVKRVMYGASPASESLLDRAMAVLPSTQLMQVYGMTETSAVMTALSDAMHRPESRHLNKVRSGGRSSYHVQVRVVDGDDQEVPRGEVGEIIARGPNIMQGYLNKPDATAAALKGGWMHTGDMGFMDADGYVFIVDRLKDMIISGGENIYSVEVENAIAKHPSVAACAVIGIPCDDMGEKVHATVVLKPDATLDQDALYAHCKGLIAGYKCPRSMDVRDALPISGAGKILKTELRKPFWEGKARGVA from the coding sequence ATGCAATTTACCCAAGGTCTGCACCGCGCGGTGCAGCAGAAGCCCGATGCGGTCGCCACCGTTTGCGGTAACCGGGTCAGAACCTTTCGTGAACTACACGTCCGGGTCGCGCAACTGGCCTCCGGCATGCGCGAGATCGGCATTCGCCAGGGTGATCGGGTGGGCATTCTGGCGCTGAACTCTGACCGGTACCTTGAGGCGTATCTGGCCATTGCCTGGCTGGGCGCGGTGGTGAGTCCGGTGAATTTCCGTTGGAGCCCGGCCGAGATCATTTACTCGCTGAAAGATTCGGAATGCAGCGCCCTGTTTATCGACGACACCTTTGCGCCGCACGCGCCGGCGCTGCGGGAAGGGTGCCCGCTGCTGCGCACCTTGATTTTCTGTGGTGATGGCGCGGCACCGGAGGGCGCCCGCAACCACGAAGCGCTGATTGCCGGGCATGCCGCCATTGAGGACCTGGAAGTTGGCGACGACGCGTTGTTCGGCATTTTCTACACCGGCGGCACGACGGGCGCGCCCAAGGGCGTGATGCTGAGCCATCTGAACGTGTGCAGTTCGGCCCTGAGCCTGCTGGCCGAAGGCGCGCTGCCGGAAGGGGCGGTGGGCTTGCACGCCGCGCCGATGTTCCATCTGGCCGACATGATGCTGATCACCTGCCTGCTGCTGCGCGGCTGTGAGCACGTGATGCTGCCGGCATTCAAGCCCGATGCGGTGCTTGACTTGATCGAGTCGCGCAAGATCACCGACCTGTTGCTGGTGCCGGCGATGTTGCAGGCGCTGGTGGATTTTCCGGCGACCAAGGAACGCGACACCAGCAGCGTCAAGCGCGTGATGTATGGCGCCTCTCCAGCGTCCGAGTCGCTGCTCGACCGCGCCATGGCAGTCTTGCCGAGCACGCAGTTGATGCAGGTTTACGGCATGACCGAAACCTCGGCGGTGATGACCGCTCTATCGGACGCCATGCACCGCCCCGAGTCGCGGCATCTCAACAAGGTGCGCTCCGGCGGCCGCAGCAGTTATCACGTGCAGGTGCGCGTGGTCGATGGTGACGATCAGGAAGTGCCGCGCGGCGAAGTGGGCGAAATCATTGCCCGTGGCCCGAACATCATGCAGGGCTATCTGAACAAACCCGATGCCACTGCCGCCGCCCTGAAAGGCGGCTGGATGCACACCGGCGACATGGGTTTTATGGACGCCGACGGCTATGTGTTCATCGTCGACCGGCTCAAGGACATGATCATTTCTGGCGGCGAGAACATCTACTCGGTCGAGGTCGAGAACGCCATCGCCAAGCACCCCAGCGTCGCAGCCTGCGCGGTGATCGGGATTCCCTGTGACGACATGGGTGAAAAAGTGCATGCCACCGTGGTGCTCAAGCCGGACGCGACGCTGGACCAGGACGCCCTCTACGCCCACTGCAAGGGGCTGATCGCCGGCTACAAGTGCCCGCGCAGCATGGACGTTCGCGATGCCCTGCCGATCTCGGGCGCCGGCAAAATTCTCAAAACCGAATTGCGCAAGCCTTTTTGGGAGGGCAAGGCGCGCGGCGTCGCCTAG
- a CDS encoding chemotaxis protein CheA, with product MTDDPSLLADFLNESTPLLERLGDDLMRLTDDPSADTLNAVFRGFHTVKGGASFLALDVVVALCHRAEDAFGRVRDGKLEITEALIDAALDAARVLDQQVAALHDGTEPQPAPAEVLAAFDVLLGQGVEELISEDEFEAMLDQLQAGGEIAVTPPVAKVITQPVEKPADKAAAPRRPDTQVRVDAERLDRLMALVGELVIVRNRLKAQGGERADERDGTEHVRLLGELDRVTLRLQDAVMRCRMQPVGRLFSRFPRVARDLARELGKQVEIVLVGEDTDLDKHLVDALADPLIHLVRNAIDHGIETPAQRQALGKSPVGRLCLSAQQRGDSVMLRIEDDGKGLDPDAIRASAVKKGLLDEPAAAQLSATQARELILKAGFSTREAVSAVSGRGVGMDVVAASVRSLGGRLVLGGETGRGTVVELILPLTLAILPTLRTACAGRSLAVPLRQIIDLQPFEPGKVQSRSGQALWSGTQPAIPLYFLDQWLGAPQGPRKLLVRVSTRRGDCGLVVDAVEGREDIVVKPPGALLRGLPGYGGAAVTGDGRIAVILNPDELTAPERPAMEA from the coding sequence ATGACCGACGATCCCAGCCTGCTCGCCGATTTTCTCAACGAGTCCACGCCCCTGCTCGAACGGCTGGGCGACGACCTGATGCGCCTTACCGACGACCCATCGGCCGACACCCTGAACGCGGTCTTTCGCGGCTTTCACACCGTCAAGGGCGGCGCCAGCTTCCTTGCGCTCGACGTGGTCGTGGCCCTGTGTCACCGCGCCGAAGATGCCTTCGGGCGGGTGCGTGACGGCAAGCTGGAGATCACCGAAGCCCTGATCGACGCCGCGCTGGACGCCGCCCGCGTACTCGACCAACAGGTCGCGGCGCTGCACGACGGCACCGAGCCCCAGCCGGCGCCGGCCGAGGTGTTGGCCGCCTTCGACGTGCTGCTGGGGCAGGGTGTCGAAGAACTGATCAGCGAAGACGAATTCGAGGCCATGCTCGACCAGCTGCAGGCCGGCGGTGAGATTGCCGTGACGCCGCCGGTCGCGAAGGTGATCACCCAGCCGGTGGAAAAGCCCGCCGACAAGGCCGCTGCACCGCGCCGGCCTGACACCCAGGTGCGGGTCGACGCCGAACGCCTCGACCGTCTCATGGCGCTGGTGGGCGAACTGGTGATCGTCCGCAACCGGCTCAAAGCCCAGGGCGGCGAGCGTGCGGACGAGCGGGACGGCACCGAACACGTGCGCCTGCTCGGCGAACTCGACCGCGTCACCCTGCGCCTGCAGGATGCGGTGATGCGCTGCCGCATGCAGCCGGTGGGCCGCCTGTTCAGCCGCTTTCCGCGCGTCGCCCGTGACCTGGCCCGAGAGCTGGGCAAGCAGGTCGAGATCGTGCTGGTCGGTGAAGACACCGACCTCGACAAACACCTGGTCGATGCCCTGGCCGACCCCCTGATTCACCTGGTCCGCAATGCCATCGACCACGGCATTGAAACGCCGGCGCAGCGTCAGGCGCTGGGCAAGTCGCCGGTCGGGCGGCTTTGCCTGTCGGCGCAGCAGCGCGGCGACAGCGTGATGCTGCGCATTGAGGACGACGGCAAAGGGCTGGACCCCGACGCCATCCGTGCGTCGGCGGTGAAGAAGGGCCTGCTCGACGAACCCGCCGCCGCGCAACTGAGCGCGACGCAGGCGCGCGAGCTGATTCTCAAGGCCGGCTTTTCGACCCGCGAAGCGGTGTCGGCCGTGTCAGGTCGCGGCGTGGGCATGGACGTGGTGGCTGCCAGCGTCCGCAGCCTCGGCGGACGGCTGGTGCTCGGCGGTGAGACCGGTCGCGGCACCGTCGTCGAACTGATCCTGCCGCTGACGCTGGCGATTCTGCCGACGCTGCGCACCGCCTGTGCCGGACGCTCGCTGGCGGTCCCGCTGCGGCAGATCATCGACCTGCAGCCGTTCGAGCCCGGCAAGGTGCAGTCACGAAGCGGGCAAGCGCTGTGGTCGGGCACGCAACCGGCGATTCCGCTGTATTTCCTCGATCAATGGCTGGGCGCGCCACAAGGCCCGCGCAAGCTGCTGGTGCGGGTCAGCACCCGCCGCGGCGACTGCGGCCTGGTGGTCGATGCCGTGGAAGGCCGCGAAGACATCGTCGTCAAGCCGCCCGGTGCGCTGCTGCGCGGCCTGCCGGGCTATGGCGGCGCGGCAGTGACCGGTGACGGTCGCATCGCCGTCATTCTCAATCCGGATGAACTCACCGCGCCGGAACGTCCGGCCATGGAGGCCTGA
- the flgA gene encoding flagellar basal body P-ring formation chaperone FlgA: protein MKAWLILCIVVGTSAAQATMPLDVLRSTAEQAAPFAPATASLDPRVQVARCEQPLTHERVSVRDRQATVVLRCGQPSWQLYVPVRASGGTAVVVLKRSVAGNTTLGVDDVEQVTRDATAAGYGTFDDVASVLGLQTRRALPAGRVLGPADVIRAPTVRRGDQVAIEVQTAAVTIRMQGEALADGSVGQRIAVKNLSSGKRVEAVVRSSGTVQVPQ, encoded by the coding sequence ATGAAAGCATGGCTGATCCTCTGCATCGTTGTGGGCACCTCGGCGGCGCAGGCAACCATGCCGCTCGATGTTTTGCGGTCCACCGCCGAGCAGGCTGCACCCTTTGCGCCGGCCACTGCCAGCCTTGATCCGAGGGTGCAGGTCGCACGCTGCGAACAGCCCCTGACGCACGAACGGGTCAGCGTTCGCGACCGACAGGCCACGGTGGTGTTGCGCTGCGGGCAGCCCAGTTGGCAGCTCTACGTGCCGGTACGCGCCAGCGGAGGCACTGCGGTGGTGGTGCTGAAACGCAGCGTCGCCGGCAACACCACGCTGGGTGTCGATGATGTCGAACAGGTCACGCGCGATGCGACTGCAGCCGGCTACGGCACCTTTGACGACGTGGCATCGGTGCTCGGCCTTCAAACCCGCCGCGCCCTGCCCGCTGGACGCGTGCTGGGCCCAGCCGACGTCATTCGGGCGCCAACCGTGCGGCGTGGCGACCAGGTTGCCATCGAAGTACAAACGGCGGCGGTCACCATCCGCATGCAAGGCGAAGCGCTGGCCGACGGCAGTGTCGGCCAGCGCATCGCGGTGAAAAATCTCAGCTCGGGTAAGCGTGTCGAGGCGGTGGTGCGCAGCAGCGGCACCGTGCAGGTGCCGCAATAG
- a CDS encoding MinD/ParA family protein, translating to MAESIISRFTQAAGLQPRKDGHRPVRVLAVASGKGGVGKTNVSANLALALQLAGEQVLLMDADLGLANVDVLFGLQPMFHLGHVLEGRCTLNEALVQGPAGLTIVPAASGLKQMASLSHAEHVGLIRAFSELARPIDTLVVDTAAGIADSVTTFCRAAQDVLIVANNEPASLTDAYALIKVLSRDHGIHRAQVIANMIRSAADGYEMFEHLRRVSERFLDVQLNYLGGVPYDEYLQRAIRRQTAVVEAYPSAPSSVAFRNLAATIRKWPPPEGARGHVEFFVERLIGAGAFA from the coding sequence ATGGCTGAGTCCATCATCTCCCGCTTCACCCAGGCCGCCGGATTGCAGCCCCGTAAAGACGGGCATCGCCCGGTGCGTGTGTTGGCGGTGGCCAGTGGCAAGGGCGGGGTGGGCAAGACCAACGTCTCGGCCAACCTGGCGCTGGCACTGCAATTGGCCGGCGAGCAGGTGTTGCTGATGGACGCCGACCTGGGCCTGGCCAATGTTGACGTGCTGTTTGGTCTGCAGCCGATGTTTCATCTGGGGCATGTGCTCGAAGGTCGTTGCACGCTCAATGAGGCGCTGGTGCAAGGCCCGGCCGGGTTGACCATCGTGCCGGCCGCCAGCGGCCTGAAGCAGATGGCCTCCCTCAGTCACGCCGAGCACGTGGGCCTGATTCGCGCGTTCTCGGAACTGGCGCGGCCCATCGACACGCTGGTGGTCGACACCGCTGCGGGCATTGCCGACAGCGTCACCACCTTTTGCCGGGCGGCGCAGGACGTGTTGATCGTCGCCAACAACGAACCGGCGTCCCTGACCGACGCCTACGCCCTGATCAAGGTGCTGTCACGCGACCACGGCATTCACCGCGCGCAGGTCATCGCCAACATGATTCGCTCGGCGGCCGACGGCTACGAGATGTTCGAGCACCTGCGCCGGGTGTCGGAGCGCTTTCTCGACGTGCAACTGAATTACCTCGGCGGCGTGCCCTACGACGAGTATCTGCAGCGTGCCATTCGTCGCCAGACCGCCGTCGTCGAGGCGTATCCCAGCGCGCCGTCGTCCGTGGCGTTTCGCAATCTGGCGGCAACGATTCGCAAATGGCCGCCGCCGGAAGGTGCGCGGGGCCATGTCGAGTTCTTCGTCGAGCGCCTGATTGGCGCAGGAGCCTTTGCATGA
- a CDS encoding flagellar motor protein codes for MDIVSLAAIILAIVSVIGGSILKGSGVTALLSGAAFMIVVLGTISAVCLHTPGATLKRAMAIAKWVFMPPKSNPHQAIEQIVEWSNTARRQGLLALEASVDAQPDDFIKKGLQMLVDGAEPETLRATLEVEISAKEHHDLAAAKVFESAGIYSPTLGIIGAVMGLMAVMQNLADPSKLGAGIAAAFVATIYGIGFANLFLLPMANKLKAIIHARSRDQEMLVEGLVSIARGENPRNIEARLSGYLH; via the coding sequence GTGGATATCGTCAGCCTTGCCGCCATCATCCTGGCCATCGTGTCGGTGATTGGCGGCAGCATTCTCAAGGGCAGCGGCGTGACCGCATTGCTGTCGGGTGCGGCCTTCATGATCGTGGTGCTGGGCACCATCTCGGCGGTGTGTCTGCACACGCCGGGCGCGACGCTCAAGCGCGCCATGGCCATCGCCAAGTGGGTGTTCATGCCCCCAAAAAGCAATCCGCATCAGGCCATTGAACAGATCGTCGAGTGGAGCAACACCGCCCGCCGGCAAGGGTTGCTGGCGCTGGAAGCCTCGGTGGACGCGCAGCCGGATGACTTCATCAAGAAAGGCCTGCAGATGCTCGTCGACGGCGCCGAGCCGGAAACCCTGCGGGCGACGCTGGAGGTCGAAATCAGCGCCAAGGAGCATCACGACCTGGCCGCCGCCAAGGTGTTCGAGAGCGCCGGCATCTACTCGCCAACCCTGGGCATTATCGGTGCCGTGATGGGGTTGATGGCGGTGATGCAGAACCTTGCCGACCCGTCAAAACTCGGCGCCGGCATTGCTGCCGCCTTCGTCGCCACGATTTACGGCATCGGCTTCGCCAACCTGTTTCTGCTGCCCATGGCCAACAAACTCAAGGCCATCATCCATGCCCGCTCGCGCGACCAGGAGATGCTGGTCGAAGGTCTGGTGAGCATCGCCCGCGGCGAAAACCCCCGCAACATCGAAGCCCGCCTGTCGGGCTATCTGCACTGA
- a CDS encoding protein phosphatase CheZ, which produces MHTDPPPPPEGALRDELRGVTRAFQQALHSLPLDTRLVDVARLALPDACARLDHVVALTESAAHTTLDKVDALRGSLDASGRIAASLPEHTRGRLEALIREQRGHCAELDAAQAYQDLTGQIIRRVTQIIRGLEADLLALAEGRPVAARTPEVDLSRGCGPAIAELDGAASTQGDADDLLDALGL; this is translated from the coding sequence ATGCACACCGACCCGCCACCACCGCCGGAGGGGGCGTTGCGCGATGAGTTGCGCGGCGTCACCCGTGCGTTTCAGCAGGCCCTGCATAGCCTGCCGTTGGACACGCGCCTGGTCGACGTGGCGCGCCTGGCCCTGCCCGATGCCTGTGCCCGGCTTGACCATGTGGTGGCGCTCACCGAATCGGCCGCGCACACCACGCTGGACAAGGTTGATGCGCTGCGCGGCAGCCTGGATGCGTCGGGTCGCATCGCCGCGTCGTTGCCCGAACACACGCGCGGCCGGCTTGAGGCACTGATCCGCGAACAGCGTGGCCACTGTGCCGAGCTCGATGCCGCACAGGCCTACCAGGACCTGACCGGCCAGATCATCCGCCGCGTCACGCAGATCATTCGCGGGCTGGAGGCCGATCTGTTGGCGCTGGCCGAGGGGCGCCCGGTGGCGGCGCGCACGCCCGAGGTGGATCTGTCGCGCGGCTGCGGTCCGGCCATCGCCGAGCTTGACGGCGCCGCGTCGACGCAGGGTGATGCCGATGACCTGCTTGACGCCTTGGGACTGTGA
- the motD gene encoding flagellar motor protein MotD: MARKQPHEDHVNHEAWAIPYGDLVTLLLAFFVVMYAVSSINEGKYRVAAASMSAAFGGTPKSPMPIQIGDHLAKGDGGDQKAPPLNAPAHRQEGREMLQRKPISQARPDVRPLAMTPDGPALRVQAEAAVDPTLQAIGDEIIQALAPLLADDMVRIVHRHSWLEVEINTDLLFASGSADLAHDVLPVMDEIGRILAGFDNRVRVEGHTDDRPISTRVFPSNWELSAARAGTVVRRLRDQSVLPGRLSVVGYGEFRPLGVNDTPEGRRQNRRVTLIVLAAEHTEVADAPASNDTPES, translated from the coding sequence ATGGCCCGCAAGCAACCCCACGAAGATCACGTCAACCACGAAGCTTGGGCCATTCCCTATGGCGACCTGGTGACCCTGCTGCTGGCATTTTTTGTCGTGATGTACGCCGTGTCGTCGATCAACGAGGGCAAATACCGCGTTGCGGCGGCATCGATGTCGGCCGCCTTCGGCGGCACGCCCAAGTCACCGATGCCGATCCAGATTGGCGATCACCTCGCCAAGGGCGACGGCGGTGACCAGAAGGCACCGCCGCTCAATGCGCCGGCGCACCGCCAGGAAGGTCGTGAAATGTTGCAGCGCAAGCCCATCTCACAGGCGCGGCCCGACGTACGTCCGCTGGCCATGACGCCCGACGGTCCAGCGTTGAGGGTGCAGGCCGAGGCCGCCGTGGACCCGACCCTGCAGGCCATCGGCGATGAAATCATCCAAGCCCTGGCGCCGCTGCTGGCCGACGACATGGTGCGCATCGTTCACCGTCACAGCTGGCTGGAAGTCGAGATCAACACCGACCTGCTCTTCGCCAGCGGCTCGGCCGATCTGGCCCACGACGTGCTGCCGGTGATGGACGAGATCGGCCGCATTCTTGCCGGCTTCGACAACCGGGTGCGGGTTGAAGGCCATACCGACGACCGGCCTATCAGCACCCGGGTGTTTCCGTCCAACTGGGAACTGTCAGCGGCCCGCGCCGGCACCGTGGTGCGGCGGCTGCGGGATCAGTCGGTGCTGCCCGGTCGCCTCTCGGTGGTCGGTTACGGCGAGTTTCGACCGCTGGGGGTGAACGATACCCCTGAGGGCCGTCGCCAGAACCGCCGCGTCACGCTGATTGTGCTCGCTGCCGAACACACCGAAGTGGCCGATGCACCGGCCTCCAACGACACGCCCGAATCATGA
- a CDS encoding RNA polymerase sigma factor FliA — translation MNAVVEAYRAQQVPTLQELITAHQPLVRRIAYHLLARLPSSVEVDDLLQAGQLGLIEAAQHFRSDAGASFATFAGIRIRGAMLDELRKGDWVPRSVHRRARELADAMRRVEARTGQEAADADIAKELGISLGEYHQHVEDAARAPLLSLDGAAETDPSILERLAHHDSPESDLLRDDFKQALARGIDQLPEREKLVMSLYYQDELNLREVGVVLGVSESRVCQLHGQALVRLRARLSDWTHLSEAA, via the coding sequence ATGAACGCCGTCGTCGAGGCCTATCGCGCCCAGCAGGTCCCGACCCTGCAAGAGCTGATCACCGCCCACCAGCCGCTGGTGCGGCGCATCGCCTATCACCTGCTGGCCCGCTTGCCGTCTTCGGTCGAGGTCGATGACCTGCTGCAGGCCGGACAACTGGGGCTCATTGAGGCCGCGCAACATTTTCGCAGCGACGCGGGGGCCAGCTTCGCCACCTTCGCCGGCATTCGTATTCGCGGCGCCATGCTCGACGAGTTGCGCAAGGGCGACTGGGTGCCGCGCTCGGTACACCGCCGCGCACGCGAGCTGGCTGACGCCATGCGCCGGGTTGAGGCACGCACCGGCCAAGAAGCGGCCGATGCCGACATCGCCAAGGAACTGGGCATCAGCCTCGGCGAATACCACCAGCATGTCGAAGACGCCGCGCGTGCACCGCTGTTGTCGCTGGACGGCGCAGCCGAGACCGACCCGTCGATTCTCGAGCGCCTTGCCCATCACGACTCACCCGAAAGCGATCTGCTGCGCGACGACTTCAAACAGGCATTGGCACGCGGTATCGACCAGCTGCCCGAGCGCGAAAAGCTGGTCATGAGCCTGTACTACCAGGACGAACTCAACCTGCGTGAAGTCGGCGTCGTGCTCGGCGTCAGCGAGAGCCGCGTCTGCCAACTGCACGGCCAGGCCCTGGTGCGACTGCGCGCCCGCCTGAGCGACTGGACCCATCTTTCCGAAGCCGCCTGA